Part of the Henckelia pumila isolate YLH828 chromosome 2, ASM3356847v2, whole genome shotgun sequence genome is shown below.
gacaataaaaaataatggaataacgaagattacaagtgcgtgttacaaatagagaaaaagtatgtggtggaaaatccactacaagaaaaaacggaaatgacaacggatataatccgttgtcgtaggggtcaGAAAACCGTTGTACTTTTATGTGTTGTCGTAAGTataacatacgacaacggtttatatccgttgtggaTTCCAACATATGACAACGGATATGCAACAGTAAATATCTATTGTCGTACACACTTTTTGACCACGGTTTATAACCGTTGTCTTAAGTTGTCTTTTAcgcaatgttctaaaaagcgctaGGCGGTAGGCGGACGGCTACCCATAGCCTAGCGCCTAGGCGATGCCtaggtttttttttaatagcCTAAAGTGTAAATTTTTCTTGGAATATTAGTAAGTTTTaccataaaaatataatttttatgttttcttattatgttttttatataaaatatatatacttgtAAAGttgtaataataaattaataataatatacgaATATTATCATATTAATAGTTTTTTAATATCAATAAACTACCatcatatatatgtttactACAAGTCTACAACCTTCAAAATAATAAGTTGggcaaataaatttaaaaaaaataaaagaaaacctAAAACACGAGGTGGGCTAGGCGAATTTGGGACCGCCTAGGCGGATTTCGGACCGCCTGGGCGGCCGATTAATTTCTTTGCGCCTAGAGGCTCGCATTTACAAAAGGCGAGGCGAAAGGCATCCGCCTACCGCCTAGGCGGCGCCTTTTAGAACACTGCTTTTACGACAGTTATAAACTGTTGTCTATGTTGGCATACGACAACAGATTTGCAACactttatatccgttgtcgtatgaTGAGAAATAACcacattttaaaaatgatgtcttATGTAGGTGTACGACAACACATATGCAACTtcttatatccgttgtcgtttgctTATTATTCAACCACGTTTTAAAACCGTTTTcgtatgttatttttaacaaCAATTTATAACCATTGTCTTAAATTGCCTTTTCACAACAGTTATTATTCGTTGCCCTCAACATTTTAAAAATGTTgtcattatttaattttcacTATGAATTCAAAACCATTGTCTAATTTAATTAGTGGTATATAcccatacaaaataaaatatttactacatgcataaaatatgtgaaataatatatatcttcAAGTCTCAAAAGCTGTTACATACATCTAAATACTTTCGAAGAAATTGTAGCGCTAGTAACTTCGAACCCAACATGTCATGGAAGTTGTACAAAAAATATAGATCTACTTATCTGACTGAATTTACAAGTATTTTCGATCACGATTTTCAAAAACAGCTTCACCTCAATTGTTAAGAGTTCGATCTTGAAACAAAGCGCTTCTCCTCAATTTCCCAAAACAGCTAGTTCATTCCACAGCTTCATGCCCATGCCCGACATGACTTCCAGTCACCCGACAACCAAAACTACAAGTAACAGCAAATACCAAATAGTGTTACAATCCAATTACGAAACTCAACCACACACCACACGAGTTATCAATAGTTTGAGCGAAAATAAGAGCTGTATACTATAATTATCTGTAAACTATGACACTATCAAACACAATGAATTATCTATCACAAACCAAATACGATGAATATCAGTACTTCACCACATGCTGTAAGATTATTCCTCTTTAGCAAACAAAAGTATACATCCAAAAGCATAAAAAACTCACAACCGAAAGTTATAAAAAAACTCCGAAACCATGTCAATTCATAGAAATTAAGATCGAATAGTTCACTATTTTATAAACTGAACTCTATTTCTAAGGAAACTCATTACAATAAAACAAACTGATCCTTCAGTTCCAAGTGCAAGCAAGCAACCTATTTAAGCAAGAAAGTTCTTTTATCTCATTATCATAACTGGACATaggtttttatcaaaataatatataactgGAAAGAGGTACAACACATTTAGTTAAAGGTCCAACCACCCGAGAAGCATTAAATCATTACCTGACCAAAaatttataaacataaataaaaagtCCTTTAATGTTACTTTCCTTCATTCTAACTCTCAGacaatgaaaaaaattatacaagttTCCACAGAGacttaaaagattaaaaaatcaATCATCCTTACAAAAATACTTCAGTAAGACTAATGTATAAGAAATTAACATCATTGAGAATAACCAAAAGGTGCAAAACTTTGTTTAAAAATGCAAGATTTGAACCAAATTAATCTTGCATATAaccaaattaaacacaacacTTAAATATTAAACCAAGGAATCTTGAACATATAAACAAGAATACTCTGCCAATCGTCATGTTACACCACTTCATAATTCAACAAACCTATAATGCACAACATGCAAATGGAAAATATTCTACAAGGAGCCTTGACTTGGCCAGTAGAAATAGCAACTAAGTGGACTCACCAATATTTATTATGTGAGCACATTACTCTAGAATTAACAGATCCCAGACAAAATCATCAGGTCCTGTAGGTCTTGGCATAAACATGCAGCTGGAGATTTAAATCTGATAAGCATAAAAGAATACTTAATTCACAGTGACAGGCATAGGTAGAGTACCTTATCTAATGGACGAGAATTTGCACCAACAATACAAAAAACAGAGAAAGTTAGATCAGCAAAGTAGTTTGACAACAAAAACTTACACGGGTAAGGTAAGACAATATGATATATTAAAGTTATATTCAAGCGCCATACTAAGATGAAGGCACATCAGCTTcagaaaattttcgaaaacgTGATTATGTAAAAGCATGACATCTTTCTACCTAGTAATCATCCTTACAAAAATACTTCATTGTTCATCCATAAATATACGTACCTAGTAATCAATATAATCTTGTATGCATTCCGCCCATTCGGAACGaacttcattaatttcttccatTGAGTACTCTGTTTTCACGAACTTCAAAccacaaataaattatattattacccaaataaatgtaaatgactttgaaaaaaaataaaaaaacaattatttgAGAAGATTTACTATAGCGGACAGTGAATGCTTTTCACTGTTAACATTTTCTTCAACAATATCTTTCATAAATCTCTTCACATAATAACCACATTGTTTTGTATCTGGTTGTCGAGGACCCTGTGTAGAAGAAAGCAGAATGCCTCAGCTACAAATAATATTTGTAGATGAATCATAAGTAGACATGCATACATACCTTTACTATTTCCCATATTGCCTGTTTTCTGCCTTTTCTTTCTTTGTTTGAATTAAACAATTTCAAGCTCCTTCATACATAATATTAACACATCAATGTTGAATCACATAATTAAGTCCTTGATAAAGACAAAAATATGTACTCACATATTCACTACATATTTTCAGTCCTCATAACGATTACGATGACTCAGTGGATCCAAAAAATAAACCATCTCTATGTAAGGATCAATAATAGTGAGAATCCAATGAAACCTATgcgtaaaaatatattattagtgCATACATTTCCCTAAAcagttttcaaaaatcaatttcataTGATATTATAACATTTGCTTACCCAACACTAACTGGCACCAAAACTAGTTGATTTCTTGATGAACCACTCAACCTATCTGCCAAAACAGTCACTCTTTCATTGAAGTGTTCGATTTTACCATTTCTGTCAAGGTTGGTCACAAATGGAATGAATTGGATGGTGTGTGGATTCATGAACCTATATTTCTCAACCTTGTTATCACTTTTCATCTTTCTGTAAAGATGTTTGCCATTATCAACAGAAAAATGTTATTATGCTGAATTAATTAAAGTATGTACAACGTATAtgctaaaaaaattaatgtataAAAGTTCATGTTAATTGAACACctaccaaatgtaaacaaccatACAATTGGCAGATACTGGCTCCAACTCATAAAAGGGAATGATGTCTTCAAGGTGCACAAGTAGTTCATGCCAAAACACAACtactttttttcttcacatttttCTTCTTTCCATGCTTCTAAAAATTGCAAATGTAGATGTATATGTTAGGTACAGTTCACTAAATTTTATTGGACAAGTTAAGtccaactataatatcatatttaCCTCATCCAGCATCAATACCAAGTGCGCAGGCCAAGCCACGTGACAACCTATAGCATCACCAATAGTATCACATTCATTTGGAATTGAGAATGGCAGTTGTGCTGATTTCTCCAAAACCTCATCAATGGCGATGCGCATACAATTTACGGGCAATGGAACTCCATGAAGTAAGTTACCACCTCCATTGACATGAAAAATTGTACCGTATGCAACTATAATATTAGATTCCAGTGTCAACGTAACCAACTTGCCCTATAAAGCAAAGTTTCATCATGTtataaattgattcaactcCCGGGTGACATTCATTTAATTACATAATAACAGTAGCGTAGGAAATACCTGCAAGAAATCGTCTTTGCTCAGAATTTGCATGTCATCATCAATGAAAGTTTCATAATTTGGGGCACTCTTTTCTGTTTTGATTTTGTCTTCATTCCTGAGATGTAACTTTACGGAGCAACTACCTTTCTCTTCAATCTCAGAGGCGCATGCACCATTTTTGAAcattttttccaatttttttatGCGTTCGTCTTGATCTGCAATGCGAGTAGATTGTTCTGAAATCAATATTTTTGCCTCTGACAACTCCTTTTTATGCTTCATCAATAAGTGGCCATCACCAGTAGGACTCTTCCATAATGTACCAACATTAAAGTAAACAGTTGGAGTTATATGACGTCCAACACCCCTGACACGTCCAACATGCTCTTCTGAATCAATACATTTGAAAGGATATCCTTTTTTGACCCTTCAAAGTGCAACTTACCATcccgtttttttttttgcacataTTCATCCTGTCAAgcacaagaaatttttttttaccaaaaacCAGTTTAGTTGAATAAATACTATTGGATTCATGTACTTATTACATACAATCTTTTCTAATTTCATTTTTAGATCATCTCCTTCAACTTCACCCTCCTTATTCACCCGTCCTTTCTTCCAAATAAGAGCCCGAttgacatcatcatcatcacatAATTCACTTGCCTTCAAACaagataaaaaatattatttttgtcgTTTTTTCTTGTAGGGGGTAATAATTATTCAAAGCTAATTATCAAATGATTGCCATTGTTATAGAAGATAGGCTATGAAAAAATACTTACTATTTCATCAGCAAATTGTGCATAACCTTTACGGGAAAGCCGATGTGGGTATATGTTCtgctttcttctcttcttttgctcAGCACTTAAGTTCTAGTTAAATAATCCTCCACGTGTGTTAATGTATCggtatatataataatgacatgttaaattgtttttaagaACTAATTAATAATCGATCTTACCATGAAGTCAACGGACATGCGAATGATTACAAATGAACTCCAATCATCCCGTGGAATACCGTAGCCACTTGGCGGTTCTTTCAACTCCTCTGGCTTATCAAGCTTCGAGAAAATGAACTTCTCAGTGAGATGCGCCTTGTATTGCCGCCACTTACTATTCGCTGAATGCAAACAGCCCCTCTTCCAGCTTGGGCTAATATTGTATGTCAGCTGTAAAGAAAAGTAGATATCAACCCAtacataatatttaatttatttaaactgTCAAATACTTCTTACTTACATTAATTGATTCCCATATTAATTCTTTAACATCACTTGGAACTTGCTTCCAAGTCTTGTAACTGATCTTAATCTTTTCTCGAGCGAGAACTCCTATAAAACTCTGCATTTCAACCGCAAACTCTCCTATTGGCTGTCCAATTTTATTGAACATTACATCCTTTCTAACTCCCTGCACCCTTTGCCTAATGACCTTATCTAAACGTGTACGTCCTCTAGAACTTCTTGTCATCTCGGTCTCAGTAGATTCCACCGGTTCTCCCTCATTGTTTTCAGCAGCTTTACCATTGT
Proteins encoded:
- the LOC140884440 gene encoding uncharacterized protein isoform X2; its protein translation is MEAREQFRKGYHNGKAAENNEGEPVESTETEMTRSSRGRTRLDKVIRQRVQGVRKDVMFNKIGQPIGEFAVEMQSFIGVLAREKIKISYKTWKQVPSDVKELIWESINLTYNISPSWKRGCLHSANSKWRQYKAHLTEKFIFSKLDKPEELKEPPSGYGIPRDDWSSFVIIRMSVDFMNLSAEQKKRRKQNIYPHRLSRKGYAQFADEIDEYVQKKKRDGKLHFEGSKKDILSNVLIQKSMLDVSGVLDVI
- the LOC140884440 gene encoding uncharacterized protein isoform X1, with amino-acid sequence MEAREQFRKGYHNGKAAENNEGEPVESTETEMTRSSRGRTRLDKVIRQRVQGVRKDVMFNKIGQPIGEFAVEMQSFIGVLAREKIKISYKTWKQVPSDVKELIWESINLTYNISPSWKRGCLHSANSKWRQYKAHLTEKFIFSKLDKPEELKEPPSGYGIPRDDWSSFVIIRMSVDFMNLSAEQKKRRKQNIYPHRLSRKGYAQFADEIASELCDDDDVNRALIWKKGRVNKEGEVEGDDLKMKLEKIDEYVQKKKRDGKLHFEGSKKDILSNVLIQKSMLDVSGVLDVI